One part of the Ziziphus jujuba cultivar Dongzao chromosome 2, ASM3175591v1 genome encodes these proteins:
- the LOC107418505 gene encoding seed trypsin/chymotrypsin inhibitor IVA, giving the protein MAYKKVVVMKVAVLALVRALSATEISTRPDVHVLDLFHLLSAAKNHASDNFVRVVHGKNKGNSIACCDACACTRSQPPQCKCNDIFRDEDRCEGCGLCICTFSIPPIRTCTDTTDSCSPLCSADAAANSVLKTKVALN; this is encoded by the exons ATGGCATATAAGAAGGTTGTGGTCATGAAGGTGGCAGTACTAGCTCTTGTGCGAGCTTTATCTGCAACAGAAATTTCTACAAGACCTGATGTTCATGTCTTGGATCTCTTTCACCTACTAAGCGCTGCCAAAAACCATGCTTCTGATAACTTTG TGAGAGTGGTGCATGGGAAGAATAAAGGAAATAGCATAGCTTGCTGTGATGCTTGCGCTTGCACTAGAAGCCAGCCTCCGCAATGCAAATGCAACGATATCTTCCGCGATGAAGATCGATGCGAGGGCTGTGGTTTATGCATCTGCACATTTAGCATTCCCCCAATACGCACGTGCACTGATACAACAGACTCTTGCAGTCCACTATGCTCCGCTGATGCTGCAGCTAATTCTGTATTGAAGACTAAAGTTGCTCTCAACTAA
- the LOC107418519 gene encoding seed trypsin/chymotrypsin inhibitor IVA — protein sequence MASKKAVVMKVAVLSFVLALSSTVISARPDAHVLDLFDLLSAAEKRVSNNFVRVVRGKNEGNSIACCDGCACSKSNPPKCICYDTFSDTNRCEGCDACICTLTDPPLCRCFDTTESCSPACSADAASNSLLNRAIVAPN from the exons ATGGCATCCAAGAAGGCTGTGGTAATGAAGGTGGCAGTGTTATCTTTTGTGCTAGCTTTGTCTTCAACTGTAATTTCTGCTAGACCTGATGCTCATGTTTTGGATCTCTTTGACTTACTAAGTGCTGCCGAAAAGCGTGTTTCTAATAACTTTG TGAGAGTGGTGCGTGGGAAGAATGAAGGAAATAGCATCGCTTGCTGTGATGGTTGCGCTTGCAGTAAAAGCAATCCTCCGAAATGCATATGTTACGACACCTTCAGCGATACAAATCGATGCGAGGGTTGTGATGCATGCATCTGCACACTGACCGATCCCCCATTATGCAGGTGTTTTGATACAACAGAGTCTTGCAGTCCAGCATGCTCCGCTGATGCTGCGTCTAATTCCCTCTTGAATAGAGCTATAGTTGCTCCCAACTAA
- the LOC107418524 gene encoding seed trypsin/chymotrypsin inhibitor IVA, whose translation MASKKAVVMKVAVLAFVLALSSTVISARPDAHVLDLFDLLSAAESHVSNNFVVRGKNEGNSIACCDACACTKSNPPKCKCYDTFSDTNRCEGCDACICAVTYPPICRCYDTTESCSPVCSADAAANSVLKRSIVAPN comes from the exons ATGGCATCCAAGAAGGCTGTGGTAATGAAGGTGGCAGTGCTAGCTTTTGTGCTAGCTTTGTCTTCAACTGTAATTTCTGCTAGACCTGATGCTCATGTTTTGGATCTCTTTGACCTACTAAGTGCTGCCGAAAGCCATGTTTCTAATAACTTTG TGGTGCGTGGGAAGAATGAAGGAAATAGCATAGCTTGCTGTGATGCTTGCGCTTGCACTAAAAGCAATCCTCCGAAATGCAAATGTTACGACACCTTCAGCGATACAAATCGATGCGAGGGCTGTGATGCATGCATCTGCGCAGTGACCTATCCCCCAATATGCAGGTGTTATGATACAACAGAGTCTTGCAGTCCAGTATGCTCCGCTGATGCTGCAGCTAATTCCGTCTTGAAGAGAAGTATAGTCGCTCCCAACTAG